The Labeo rohita strain BAU-BD-2019 chromosome 19, IGBB_LRoh.1.0, whole genome shotgun sequence genome window below encodes:
- the polr1h gene encoding DNA-directed RNA polymerase I subunit RPA12: protein MSCFSGELNFCPECGNILPVPGRENTITCPRCSFKIPVRDFTRQVIKSSVVFNPLDQSSIVADSEEGAELKGPVIDRKCSRCNKEGMVYHTRQMRSADEGQTVFFTCIHCRFQEKEDS from the exons ATGTCATGTTTTAGTGGTGAACTCAACTTTTGTCCAGAATGTGGGAACATTCTTCCAGTGCCTGGTAGGGAAAACACTATTACCTGTCCTCGGTGCTCTTTCAAAATCCCTGTTCGAG ATTTCACAAGACAGGTTATTAAGTCATCGGTGGTGTTTAATCCTTTGGATCAGAGCTCCATTGTTGCTGACAGCGAAGAGGGAGCTGAACTGAAGGGGCCAGTG ATTGACAGGAAATGTTCTCGCTGTAATAAAGAAGGAATGGTTTATCACACAAGACAGATGAGATCTGCAGATGAAGGACAGACCGTCTTCTTCACATGCATACACTGCAG GTTCCAAGAAAAGGAAGATTCATGA